In the Mesorhizobium sp. M1D.F.Ca.ET.043.01.1.1 genome, AGAAGGTGGCGATGCCAGTGGCGCTCGCCCCTACGGGGCTGACCGGCATGCAGCATGCCGACGGCGAGATGCTGGCGGCGCAGGCTGCCGAGGAGTTCGGCGTGCCGTTCACGCTCTCGACCATGAGCATCTGCTCGATCGAGGATGTCGCCTCGGTGACCAAGAAGCCGTTCTGGTTCCAGCTCTATGTGCTGCGCGACAAGGACTTCGTGCTCAACCTCATCGACCGCGCCAAGGCGGCAAACTGCTCGGCGCTGGTGCTGACGCTCGACCTGCAGATCCTCGGCCAGCGCCACAAGGACGTGCGCAACGGGCTGTCGGCGCCGCCCAAGATGACGCTCGCGAACATTGTCGACCTCGCCCTCAAGCCGCGCTGGTGCCTGGGCATCGCCGGCACCAAGCGCCGAACCTTCCGCAACATCGTCGGCCATGCCAAGGGCGTCAGCGACGTCTTTTCGCTGTCGTCCTGGACGACGGAGCAGTTCGATCCGCAGCTGTCGTGGAACGACGTCGCCTGGATCAAGGAGCGCTGGGGCGGCAAGCTGATCCTGAAGGGCATCCTCGACAAGGAGGACGCGTTGATGGCGGCCGAGACCGGCGCCGACGCGATCGTCGTCTCCAACCATGGCGGGCGGCAGCTCGATGGCGCCGCCTCCTCGATCTCGGTGCTGGAGGAGATCGCCGACGCGGTCGGCGACAGGATCGAAGTGCACATGGACGGCGGCATCCGCTCGGGCCAGGACGTGCTCAAGGCGCTTTGCCTCGGCGCCAAGGGCACCTATATCGGCCGGCCGTTCCTTTACGGCCTCGGCGCGATGGGCAAGGCGGGCGTCACCAAGGCGCTCGAGATCATCCGGAAGGAAATGGACATCACGCTGGCGCTGTGCGGTAAGCGTCTGGTAACCGACATGGGCAAGGACCAGTTGCGGCGCTAGGGGCTTATTCACCGATCCGCCCTAGTTTCCCGTGATGACCGACACGGGAAGACGCTCGCCTTGACCGAAACCGGCATCCATTACCTCGACGCGCGCGGGCCGGACGGCATGCGGCTCTACGCGATCGGCGACGTGCATGGCCGTCATGACCTTCTCGCCGCCATGCACCACGGGATCGAGAGCGAGCTGGAACACGCGCCGTCGTCCGACTGGCGCATCATCCATCTTGGCGATTATGTCGACCGCGGGCCGGACTCCAAAAGCGTCATCGAGTTCCTGATCGAGGCCAGGAAGCGCGACCCGCGCAACATCATGCTTGCCGGCAACCACGATATCGGCATGCTGGAATTTCTTGCCGAGCCCGACCCGGACGGCCTGTTCATGCGCTTTGGCGGGATCCAGACCGCGGCGTCATACGGGGTGAAGCTTTCGACCGGCGGCAGCTGGTTCGGCAGGCCGGACGAGGCGCTGGCCCACGGACACGCGGCATTGGTCGACGCGGTGCCGCAAACCCATGTCGATTTCCTGAAGTCGCTGTCCTTTTCAGTGTCCTTCGGCGACTTCTTCTTCTGTCATGCCGGCATCAGGCCCGGCATTCCGCTCGAAAGCCAGAGCCCGCTGGACCTGATCTGGATCCGCGACGCGTTCCACGATCACCCGGGGCTCTATCCGAAAGTGATCGTGCATGGGCACACACCCGTGCCGGAAGCCGAGGTGATGGCCAACCGCGTCAATGTCGACACACTCGCCTGGCAAGCGGGAACGCTGAGCGCGCTCGCCGTCAATGGCGGCGACAAGCGCATCCTGACCGTGCAAGGGAAAGCGCTTTAGGCCGCGATCCTTTTCCTGGATTGCTCTAGTTGAGCGCGGCGGTGACGCCGTAGCCGTTGACGGCCCGGTGGTTGGTCGCTGCATCGGCGGCATAGATTCCGAGGCCGCACAGAACGATGGCAGACAGCATGACAAAGGACAAAAGCGCTGCTTTCACGGACGTCATCTCTGGTTGAGCTTTCTGCATCTGTGCACGAGGCGGTTACCAATGCGTTGAAACGATAAAATGCGTCTCAATGTTTCGACGATTTCGCGCTTCTAGGCAGATTCTGTATCGCCGGTGTGTCGCCTGGATCACACAGAAGGTTCATCGCGGTTGCACGGACGATACAGGGCGGGCGCCTTCTAGAATGGCGCTCGGGTACAAGCCAAGGACGAAGCAGGTTTTCCCCAGGCGGAACCGCCGTCGCGTGCCAATTATGTCACGCTTGGTGCGGCGGTCTGCAAGATGATCAGATCGTCGCCACCCAGGCGCGCGCAATCGCCAGGCCGGCGGCGTCGGCTTCCTGCCCGTTGCGCGCCGCCTCGTCGTCGAGCCTGCCGGCCCAGTCGGGGTGGCGGTCGGCGATCAGCGACGCGAAGGAGGTGCTCCAGTCGCGCACCATTGGGCGATCCGCCTCGAAATGGAACTGGAAGCCATAGACGGCGCGGCCGATGCGAAAGGCCTGGTTCGCCGCGACATCGTTGCTGGCAAGCCGCACGGCCTCCTCGGGCAGGTCGAACGTGTCGTCATGCCACTGGAAGATCGGGAAGCTTTCCGGCAATGCGCCAAGCACCGGATCGGCCTTGGCCGCCGTCGTCAGCGACACGCCGCGCCAGCCGAATTCAACGGCACCGCCGATGTGGTTCTCGGCGCCGAAGGCGCGGGCGAGAAGCTGGCCGCCAAGACAGATGCCGAGCACCGAGCGGTCCTTGCCGGCGAAATCGCGCGTCAGCTCGAGCAAGGCGGGAAAGTAGGGATAGTCGTCGTCGGCCAGCGCATTCTGACCGCCGCCCAGCACCACCATGGCATCGTGACCATTTGCGTCCTGCGGCAGCGGGTCGCCCTGGTAGGGGCGGCGCAGGTCGAGCTCGGCGCCTGCCTCCGCAAGAGCGGCGCCGATCTGGCCGAGGCCGGTGTTGTCGTAGTTCTGGACCACCAGCACCCGCATGGGAAAATCCTGCTGACATGAAAATGCTGGGGAGCGATATCATGGCGCCTTCGTTTCAGCCAAGATGCGTGCCGGGGAGAAAGCTATGCCACTGCAGAACCGGGTCGATCCGTTCGGTGCCATCCATGCCACGCCGGAGCGCGGCCTGTTCACCGGCAATCGCGGCATCATCCACGACCCCGAGACGAAAACGCTTTTGAAGAAGCGCTGGGCCCTGCCGGCCTGGATCATCTGCACGTGCCAGTTCCGTGGTGTGCGGCGCGAGCCGATGGGCCGCAACCGGCCAAGTGATGACGAACCGGGGGGTAAGGCGGGCTGGACCGAACTGTTCTTCCTCGACGAGGTGACGGCGCTCGCCGCTGGCCACCGGCCCTGCTTCTTCTGCCGGCGCGAGCGGGCCGCCGATTTCGTGCGCCGCTTCGGCGAGGCCTTCGGCGTTGCCGAACCGCGCGCGCCGATGGTCGACAAACGGCTGCACAAGGAGCGGTTGGGCTCGGGCGGCCGGCCACCGACGGTCGAGCCGGACGTGCTTTCCGCCCTGCCTGATGGGTCCATGGTCGCGGATGGCGGCACCGTCTATGCCTTGCGTGGCGGCAAGGCGCTGCGCTGGTCGTTCGCGGGCTATGGCACTCCGACGGAATTCGATGAGCTAGCGGGTCGGCCACTTCGCCTGACCACGCCGGCGACCACCATCTCGGTGCTGCGGCAAGGCTACGTGCCGGCGTGGCATCCTTCCGCCGAGGCTTGACGGCACAGGTCGCGTCGCCCATTGCTCGGCCATGCGCGCCAATTACAAGATGCAGCGGCTGTTCGTGCCGGACGATCTCGAACCGGGCCTCGAATTCGACGCCGGACAACAGCAGAGCCACTATCTCGCGCATGTGCTGCGGCTCGGCGAAGGCGCCGAGGTTCTTCTTTTCAACGGCCGCGACGGCGAATGGTCGGCGGCAATCGCCGCCAAATCCAAGAAGGCGGTGCGGCTCAAGGTGCTCTCCCTGCAGCGGCCGCAGCCGCCGCTGCCCGATCTCGTCTACTGCTTCGCGCCACTGAAGCAAGGCCGGCTCGACTATCTGGTGCAGAAGGCGGTGGAGATGGGCGCAGGCGTGTTGCAGCCGGTGATCACCCAGCATACGCAAGTGGCGAAGCCCGGCATCGATCGGCTGCGCGCCAATGTCGTCGAGGCGGCCGAGCAATGCGGCATCCTGGCGGTGCCAGACGTGCGCGAGGCGGAGAAGCTGGCGCGGCTGCTCGGCGGCTGGGACAAGGAACGGCGGCTGATCTTCTGCGACGAGGATGCCTCGACCAACAATCCGCTGACGGCCTTGCAGGCGGTGCGGGAGAAAAAACTCGCGCTGCTGGTCGGGCCGGAGGGCGGATTTTCCGACGACGAGCGCAGGATGCTGCGGGCGCTACCTTTCGTCACCGCCATCCCGCTTGGCCCCCGCATCCTGCGCGCCGATACGGCGGCGGTGGCGGCGCTTGCCGTGATGCAGGCGACGATCGGCGATTGGTGATCAAATCCAGTTGAGCCGTGGCTCAGGATTTTTCGCTTGATCGGCTACTGACATTTCGTCCATCTAGCGCCCGGCGGTCGTCCGACCGCCTACAGCGCCGCGCGTCCTTTTTCGGACGCGCAAAGGACGTTGTAGCACTTTGATTTGGCGTATGATCCTTTCCGAAAATCGAAGGCGATTTTCGGAGTCATGCGGCGGGAGGGCTCATCATGGCGCGCGACACAACCGATATTCAGCCCATTGAAGGCATCGACGAACTCGTCGGCTATCTCGTCGCGGGCAACAAGCCGCGCGATAAATGGCGCATCGGCACCGAGCACGAGAAATTCCCCTTCTATGTCGACGGCAACGCGCCGGTGCCCTATGGCGGCGAGCGCGGCATCCGCGCCATCCTCGAAGGCATGCAGCAAAAGCTCGGCTGGGATCCGATCATGGATGCCGGCCGCATCATCGGCCTGGTCGAGCCGACCGGCCAGGGCGCGATCTCGCTGGAGCCGGGCGGACAGTTCGAGCTCTCCGGCGCGCCGCTGGAATCCATCCACCAGACTTGCCGCGAGGGCAACGCGCATCTGGCACAGGTGCGCGAGATCGCCGAGCCGCTCGGCATCCGCTTCCTCGGCCTCGGCGGCAGCCCGAAATGGTCGCTGGCCGAAACGCCGAAAATGCCGAAGTCGCGCTACGAGATCATGACGCGCTACATGCCGAAGGTCGGATCGAAGGGCCTCGACATGATGTACCGCACCTGCACGATCCAGGTGAATCTCGACTTCGAGAGCGAGACCGACATGCGCCGCAAGATGCAGGTGTCGCTGAAGCTGCAGCCGCTGTCGACGGCGCTGTTCGCCAATTCGCCCTTCACCGAGAGCCATCCGAACGGGCTGCAAAGCTGGCGCGGCGACATCTGGCGCGATACCGACAACCAGCGTTCCGGCATGCTGGAACTCTGCTTCGCGCCGGATTTCGGCTTTGCCGACTATGTCGAATGGGCGCTCGACGTGCCGATGTATTTCGTCATCCGCGACGGGCAGTATCACGACATGACGCGCCACACCTTCCGCCAGTTCATGGCGGGCGCCGCCCGCAACGAGGTTCCCGACGGGCTGCCGACAATGGGCGACTGGGCCAACCACCTGTCGACGCTGTTCCCCGATGTGCGGCTGAAGCGCTTCCTTGAGATGCGCGGCGCCGACGGCGGACCGTGGCGGCGCATCTGCGCGCTGCCGGCCTTCTGGGTCGGACTGCTCTATGACGAGCAGGCGCTGGACGCCATCGAGGCGCTGACCTCGAGCTGGACCTACCAGGAGGCGCTGGCGATGCGCAGCGCCGTTCCGGAGCAAGGCATTGCCGCGCCGTTCCGCAACACGACCTTGCGCGACGTCGCCCGCGACGTGCTCGCCATCTCGCGCATGGGCCTGAAGAACCGCGCCAAGAAGAACCGCGACGGCTATGACGAGACTTCGTTCCTGAACACGCTGGACGAGGTCGTGGCGCGCGGCACCACCAGCGCCGAGGAGATGCTGTCGGCCTACCACACGCGCTGGGGCGGCTCGATCGAGCCGGTTTTCATGGAATATGCCTACTAACCGGCCAGTTTCCGCCTGACGGCGCGCGGCGAAAGCCGCTTCAATCAGGAATGGAAACGAATTAGGCTTCTTCCACGAGGATGTTCCCGGAGGAGACGCCCATGCCTTCCTTGTTCGACATATTCGCCCAAGCCCAGAACGGCGCCGGCATGCAGGCGCTGGCCCAGCAGTTCGGGCTTTCGATGCAGCAGACCCAGGCCGCGGTGCAGGCGCTGCTGCCGGCCTTCTCACAGGGGCTTCAGCGCAACACGGCGGACCCCTATGGGATGGGCGCCTTCATGACGGCGATGGCGAGCGGCCAGCATGCCAAATATTTCGAGGACGCGACCCGGGCCTTCTCGCCGCAAGGCATTGATGAAGGCAACGGCATTCTCGGTCACCTGTTCGGCTCGAAGGACCTGTCGCGCGCCGTGGCCGCCCAGGCCGCGCAGGCGACCGGCCTCAGCCAGCAGGTGCTGCAGCAGATGCTGCCGGCCATGGCCTCGATGATGATGGGCGGGCTGTTCAAACAAACCAACAACCAGATGCAGGCCGCTGGCGGCTTCGGCGGCGGCAATCCACTCGGCGAGATCATCGAGGAAATGATGCGGCAGGCCGGAGGCGGCGCGCAAGCGCCGCAACCGGCACCCAGTCCCTATGGCGACAACCCGCTCGGCAAGGTCCTGCAGGACATGTTCGGCGGCGGCGCGCAACAGCCGCAAAGCCAGCCGCAGCAGGCGCCGAACCCCTACGGTGACAATCCGCTCGGCAAGGTCCTGCAGGACATGTTCGGCGGCGGCGCGCAACAGCCGCAAAGCCAGCCGCAGCAGGCGCCGAACCCCTACGGTGACAATCCGCTCGGCAAGATGTTCGAAGAAATGCTGCGCCAGGGCGGTGGCGGATTTGGCTTGCCGGGCGGGCAGCCGGCGCCGCAGCAGCCGCAGCAGAGCCAGTCGCCGCAGCCGCAAACCAACCCGAGCGGCCGGCCGCGGAACCCGTTCGACGATATTTTCGGCAGGATGTTCGAGACCGGCGCGCAGCAGCGTGACGAGTACCAGAAGGGAATGGAGAGCATCTTCGACCAGTTCAAACGCGGCATGGGCCGGCGGTAGCTTTCGCGCGGCCCAGGGTGTGTCGAGATTCAGGTCAGGCCGAGCCGAAAATGCTGATTTCCGAGAACCGGCCTACGCCGGCCGTAGCCTTCATAGAGCGAAGAGACTTATGGGGCTTCGGCCGGCAAGGCCGGAGCGGAGCGTACTTGAAGTACGTGAGCACCGGAAGCGCAGGAAGCCGCCATTTGCAGGCCGGCATCACCTGAATGGCGACGTGCCAAAAAATGCCCGGTCCTGGAGGGGTACCGGGCAATGTGCAGGCAGGCCGGCGGGGAACCGGCAGGGAGTGTGGGAGCCTGCATGAAGCTTGGTCGCGCCGGACCCCGAAAAGGTTCAGGGGCGGCCCAAAATGCAGTCGGGCAGCCGATCAGGCCACCTTGCGAGCGAGGTCCTCGATCGTGTCGGCGCGGTCGCTGGCGATGGCGCGCAGCTTGGCCGTCGGATCGCGGCCGAAAGGAACGGCGACAGCGACATGAAGGTCGGCGCGGGTCAGGCCGATGTCGGCAAGCTCGGCATCCGACATCTCGCCAAGGCGATAGAAGGCCCGGCGGTTTTTCCAGGCGCGAAAGGTGTTGGCGACCGCATTGAGCACGCGCGTCGCAACGGCCGGACGCGTGGTGATGCGCGGGGTCTGGGAGGCGAATTCGATCGTGGTCATGTCAGTCTCTCCTTCACGAGTCGAGCGGACGAAACCAGTCAGCCGGCGCCTTGGGAGAAAGCGCCGTTGCGGTCTCGATACACTTAAAGTGACGCATGTCGCTGCCCCAAAACCGGGGACCACTTTTGGGCGACATGCGGTGCCTTCATGTGGACGAAGGCAATTTGCCACTGCACGATTGATTAATCCAACGAATGTTTCTAATCTTTAGCATCAACATCAATGATGGATTGGACCGATGAAAGCGCCGCTCGATCTCGATCAGTTGCAGACCTTCATCTCGATCGCCGATACGGGAAGCTTCACCCGCGCCGCGGAGGAGGTGCACCGGACACAGTCGGCGGTGTCGATGCAGATGCGCCGGCTGGAGGAGCGGATCGGCAAGCCGCTGTTCGAAAAGGACGGCCGCACCAACAAGCTGACCGAGGAAGGCGACAGGCTGCTGTCCTACGCGAGACGACTGATCTACCTCAATCGTGAGACCTTGGCCGCCTTCGACGACCAGCGGCTCGAAGGCACGATCCGCATCGGCACGCCGGACGACTATGCCGACCGTTTCCTGCCCGAGATCATGGCGCGCTTCTCGCGTTCCAACCCGCGCGTCGAGCTGACCGTAGTCTGCGAACCGACGCCGGGGCTGGTCGAGCACATCAAGCGCGGCAATCTCGACCTCGCGCTGGTGACGCACAACGATACGCGCGGCCAGTCGGAAGTGGTGCGGCGCGAGCCGCTTCTGTGGGTTACCTCGGCCAACCACGCCACGCATGAGCAGGAGATCCTGCCGATGGCGTTCGGCCGGCCGAACTGCATCTGGCGACGCGCGGCCGTCGACGTGCTCGACCGGCAGAACCGCGAATATCGCGTGCTGTTCTCCAGCTTCTCGGCCACGGTGATCACGGCAGCCGTGCTTTCCGGCCTCGCCATCTCGGTGCTGCCGGAATGCGCGCTCAGGCCCGGCATGCGCGTGCTCGGCGAGGCCGACGGGTTCGATGCGCTACCGGATTGCCGCATCGGCATCATGCGCGGCCAGACCTCGCAACCGGAGATCGTCGACGCGCTGGCCAGGCACATCGCGGAGAGCCTGGACAACATTTCCGTGCCGGTCGGCGAGGAGACGGGAAGCTTCGACTTCGCCGCGCTTGCCTTCGCCAAGATGAAGCGGACCAAGGCAAACCAGATCCTGCCTGGCTGGTGATCCTTGGGGCCTTGTTCGATCGCGCTCGAGCAGGTCATCGTCTCACGGAAACGCTGACCTGCTCTGACACTTGTTTTTCTCGCAATTCCGCAGCGAAGGCGCCGAGCCTAACCGTTGCACACTTTTCCTGGATTTGTTCTAGCGCGTTTCACCGTTTCACGGAAACGGCGAAACGCCCTATCTCCTTGTTTTTACGCAATTCCAGACGGAAAATCGCTCACACTTTTCCTGG is a window encoding:
- a CDS encoding alpha-hydroxy acid oxidase is translated as MSEILTIADLKDLARRKVPKMFFDYADSGAWTESTYRANEEDFQKIKFRQRVLVDMSNRSLESTMIGEKVAMPVALAPTGLTGMQHADGEMLAAQAAEEFGVPFTLSTMSICSIEDVASVTKKPFWFQLYVLRDKDFVLNLIDRAKAANCSALVLTLDLQILGQRHKDVRNGLSAPPKMTLANIVDLALKPRWCLGIAGTKRRTFRNIVGHAKGVSDVFSLSSWTTEQFDPQLSWNDVAWIKERWGGKLILKGILDKEDALMAAETGADAIVVSNHGGRQLDGAASSISVLEEIADAVGDRIEVHMDGGIRSGQDVLKALCLGAKGTYIGRPFLYGLGAMGKAGVTKALEIIRKEMDITLALCGKRLVTDMGKDQLRR
- a CDS encoding metallophosphoesterase; amino-acid sequence: MTETGIHYLDARGPDGMRLYAIGDVHGRHDLLAAMHHGIESELEHAPSSDWRIIHLGDYVDRGPDSKSVIEFLIEARKRDPRNIMLAGNHDIGMLEFLAEPDPDGLFMRFGGIQTAASYGVKLSTGGSWFGRPDEALAHGHAALVDAVPQTHVDFLKSLSFSVSFGDFFFCHAGIRPGIPLESQSPLDLIWIRDAFHDHPGLYPKVIVHGHTPVPEAEVMANRVNVDTLAWQAGTLSALAVNGGDKRILTVQGKAL
- a CDS encoding type 1 glutamine amidotransferase, producing the protein MRVLVVQNYDNTGLGQIGAALAEAGAELDLRRPYQGDPLPQDANGHDAMVVLGGGQNALADDDYPYFPALLELTRDFAGKDRSVLGICLGGQLLARAFGAENHIGGAVEFGWRGVSLTTAAKADPVLGALPESFPIFQWHDDTFDLPEEAVRLASNDVAANQAFRIGRAVYGFQFHFEADRPMVRDWSTSFASLIADRHPDWAGRLDDEAARNGQEADAAGLAIARAWVATI
- a CDS encoding 16S rRNA (uracil(1498)-N(3))-methyltransferase; protein product: MRANYKMQRLFVPDDLEPGLEFDAGQQQSHYLAHVLRLGEGAEVLLFNGRDGEWSAAIAAKSKKAVRLKVLSLQRPQPPLPDLVYCFAPLKQGRLDYLVQKAVEMGAGVLQPVITQHTQVAKPGIDRLRANVVEAAEQCGILAVPDVREAEKLARLLGGWDKERRLIFCDEDASTNNPLTALQAVREKKLALLVGPEGGFSDDERRMLRALPFVTAIPLGPRILRADTAAVAALAVMQATIGDW
- a CDS encoding glutamate--cysteine ligase; this encodes MARDTTDIQPIEGIDELVGYLVAGNKPRDKWRIGTEHEKFPFYVDGNAPVPYGGERGIRAILEGMQQKLGWDPIMDAGRIIGLVEPTGQGAISLEPGGQFELSGAPLESIHQTCREGNAHLAQVREIAEPLGIRFLGLGGSPKWSLAETPKMPKSRYEIMTRYMPKVGSKGLDMMYRTCTIQVNLDFESETDMRRKMQVSLKLQPLSTALFANSPFTESHPNGLQSWRGDIWRDTDNQRSGMLELCFAPDFGFADYVEWALDVPMYFVIRDGQYHDMTRHTFRQFMAGAARNEVPDGLPTMGDWANHLSTLFPDVRLKRFLEMRGADGGPWRRICALPAFWVGLLYDEQALDAIEALTSSWTYQEALAMRSAVPEQGIAAPFRNTTLRDVARDVLAISRMGLKNRAKKNRDGYDETSFLNTLDEVVARGTTSAEEMLSAYHTRWGGSIEPVFMEYAY
- a CDS encoding DUF937 domain-containing protein; amino-acid sequence: MPSLFDIFAQAQNGAGMQALAQQFGLSMQQTQAAVQALLPAFSQGLQRNTADPYGMGAFMTAMASGQHAKYFEDATRAFSPQGIDEGNGILGHLFGSKDLSRAVAAQAAQATGLSQQVLQQMLPAMASMMMGGLFKQTNNQMQAAGGFGGGNPLGEIIEEMMRQAGGGAQAPQPAPSPYGDNPLGKVLQDMFGGGAQQPQSQPQQAPNPYGDNPLGKVLQDMFGGGAQQPQSQPQQAPNPYGDNPLGKMFEEMLRQGGGGFGLPGGQPAPQQPQQSQSPQPQTNPSGRPRNPFDDIFGRMFETGAQQRDEYQKGMESIFDQFKRGMGRR
- a CDS encoding DUF1127 domain-containing protein, which produces MTTIEFASQTPRITTRPAVATRVLNAVANTFRAWKNRRAFYRLGEMSDAELADIGLTRADLHVAVAVPFGRDPTAKLRAIASDRADTIEDLARKVA
- a CDS encoding LysR substrate-binding domain-containing protein, whose amino-acid sequence is MKAPLDLDQLQTFISIADTGSFTRAAEEVHRTQSAVSMQMRRLEERIGKPLFEKDGRTNKLTEEGDRLLSYARRLIYLNRETLAAFDDQRLEGTIRIGTPDDYADRFLPEIMARFSRSNPRVELTVVCEPTPGLVEHIKRGNLDLALVTHNDTRGQSEVVRREPLLWVTSANHATHEQEILPMAFGRPNCIWRRAAVDVLDRQNREYRVLFSSFSATVITAAVLSGLAISVLPECALRPGMRVLGEADGFDALPDCRIGIMRGQTSQPEIVDALARHIAESLDNISVPVGEETGSFDFAALAFAKMKRTKANQILPGW